CAATTACGTCTTCAATCTCTTGCGACACCCGAACTGGATCGGCGGAAGGCAAATCAATCTTGTTGAGCACCGGCGTCACTTCTACCCCGAGATCAATTGCGGTATAACAGTTAGCCACGCTTTGCGCCTCAACCCCTTGCGAGGCATCCACCACTAAAAGCGCGCCTTCACAAGCCGACAAAGACCGACTGACTTCGTAGCTAAAATCCACATGGCCGGGAGTATCAATCAAATTCAGCTGATAGATTTCGCCATTGTTGGCCTTGTATTGCAAGGCAGCGGTTTGCGCTTTGATGGTAATGCCGCGCTCACGCTCGATATCCATGCTATCTAGCACTTGCGCTTCCATCTCGCGCGCCTCAAGACCACCGCATAATTGAATAATGCGGTCTGCTAGGGTTGATTTGCCGTGATCAATGTGCGCGATGATCGAAAAATTACGGATATTTTTCATGTTGTATTGTGGGTTAGTGACAAGCAAGAAAGGCGCTTGAAGCGCCTTTCAAATGGGCTGTATTTTACAGCAAATGTATGAATATCAGTGATTTATTTTGTCATCGCATCCTTGCGGCAGCGCTCAATTTTAACAAGCAAAAAAACAAAAAGACAGCTACACGCTGTCTCTTTGTGTCCCGCATGAGATGCCAATTATTTCATTTTAATCGGCACATACAGGGTGCTGTCGCCGCGAAGAACCAACACGGCGACCGTCTTGCCTGACGGCACAGCATTAATTTGTTTGTTGAACAGGTCAACGCTCTGCGTTTCATTGTTATTCAGACCAAGGATCACATCGCCACGGCGAATCCCCGCTTGTGCGGCAGCGCCGGCACTGTCGATCACCAGCAAGCCATTTTTACCATTGAGTTTTTTCTTTTGTATCGCCGTCAACTCACGTAAGGTCAAGCCAATTTTGTTGGCTTCCGGTTTGCCAGGCTCTTTGTTGATAGCTGGCGCATCGGTTTGCTCACTTGGCATTTCACCCACACCCAACTGCAGCGTTTTATTGCTCCCTTTGCGCACAATCTCTACCGGCACCACTTTGCCTGGCTTGGTGGCTGCCACGACGCGCGGCAAATCACTCGAAGTTGCAATCGGCTTGCCATCAAATTTAAGAATGATATCGCCAGCCTCTAAACCACCCTTGTCAGCCGGGCTATTTTTTTCAATCCCGGCAATCAAAGCGCCACTAGTTTGCTTAAGACCGAACGACTCGGCGAGATCTTTAGTGACTTCTTGAATACCAATGCCTAACCAGCCACGCGCAATGCGACCGTTAGATTTCAACTGATTAGAAATATCAATCGCGACATCAATCGGGATACTGAATGACAAACCCATAGAGCCGCCATTTTTGCTGTAGATTTGTGAATTGACTCCAACAACTTCGCCACGCAAGTTAAACAATGGTCCGCCAGAGTTGCCGGGGTTGATGGCAACGTCGGTTTGAATAAACGGGACATAGTTCTCTTGTGGCAATGCGCGGCCTTTGGCACTGACAATGCCAGCGGTCATGGTATTTTCAAGACCAAACGGTGAACCAATCGCGGCGACCCATTCGCCTACTTTTAGCAGATTTGGGTCGCCCACCGTCACTTTGGGTAAACCAGTCGCTTCAATTTTAATTAGGGCAACATCGGTACGCTTGTCCGCACCGATAATTTTCGCTTTGAACTCGCGCTTGTCATACAACTTAACCAGCACCTCATCCGCCTCGCTCACCACGTGGGCATTAGTCAAAATATAACCATCAGCACTGATAATAAACCCCGAACCCAAGGATTGCGTTTTGTAGTCTTGGCCACCCTCTTGGCCGGGTGCGCCCGGCATGCCTGGGATGCCAAATCGGCGCAAAAACTCCTGCAGATTCTCGTCATTCGGCATGCCAGGAAAACCGATACTGCCGGGCCCGTGCACCACCGAAGTGATGCTGATATTGACCACAGCAGGACCTTGCTTTTCAGCCAACTCGGTGAAATCGGGTAAATCTTTGGCTACAACAGCCACTGGCAAAGTCATTGTCACAGCACACGCCAGCATCACACCAAAAAACCATTGTCTCATCATGATTATTTTTACCATTTAATGATTATTAAAAATGAATTTGCGCCATCTAGAGAGCGACGCTCGGGGATTTTGATCCGCGAAAGTTTCACTCACATGACATGGGGATTGCCATGCGAAATACAAGAGATTGTTAGGACGGAAGTGCGTCGTTTTGCACGATATGGAATTTGTAATTGAGCGACGCACTATTTTTTGAAAGTTACTTGCTGTGCGATTTGTTCAACCGTCTGTGCAGGCACTTCACCTACCACCACCAATTGATAACCATTTAACACATGTGCATACACATTCGTCGAGCCCATGTTTTTTTTGCCTACCCGTGCTTGCATGCCCTTGACTATCGGCTCGACAAACAATGAGACGGAAGCAAGCCCATCTGAAAAAATCAATTGTTGCACAGTGGTATTTTTCCCTTGCACTTTCAATTGAATTTGATCGACTTTTTTGTAGCCTGTGGGTAAGTTAGCAATCACCAAATTGTCTTCGATGTGCGTGAGATCGGTGCTGTCGTCCATGACGTAAGGTTTCGTGGCATCAATTTTCGGTTGAAACCAATCTAAGTCTTTGGTCTGCAACATCGAGACTTGATTAAACCCAATCTGCTCCAATGTGTGGCCTTGCGCATCCACCATACTCATTTTCAGCAGCAAGCCATATTCAGCGTCCGACCAAACACGATATTGATAGCGTAAATTATCGTTGGGTACCATATCGATGACTTGCGCTAAACGCCCGGCAATACGCTCCTGACCAACATACTTCAGCTTGTAATTTTGCTTGAGCGGATACAGCTGCGTAGGCAACATCGCCGGAAATAAATTCTGGCCGCGCCGCTTTTCAATGACTATTTTGTCGTTCTTTGCGTTGAAAATGACAATATCATCCCCTTCACTGAATACTTCGCGCGGGCGTCCATCGAGCACTACGTTGCGCGAAAATTCGCGGCCGCCTTCGTACATGTGCGTGATCTGCACAGAACGTATAGTTGCGCCGTTGTGGTAAACAAACAGGCCTTGGTAATTTAATTCTCGCGCGGCAGAGGCCGTTTTTTGCATCGTGACCCAAAGGTCCTCTTCGGCATAGACGGATTGATTGAAGACTGCCAGCAATAATGCTGGCAGGAAAAAAGCACGGAAAACAAGCTTCAATGACATACCTTTAGCAGCAATAATGTTATTCGCCAGCGCTAAAGGCTACGTTTTGCATGTAGTAAGTTGCGCTACTAGGTGCGAAGTTGTGATGTGCGACAACGTATTGGTCGGTGTCTTTGTCCGCGATTTGCATTGCCGTGTTGGGCGCTGGCTGATTGAAGACAAATAGTCCAACGAAGAAAGCTGCCGCTACCGAAGCTGCAATCGACCAGCTGTAGGTACTAAAGCGCGGCCGAATGTGAGTCACTTTTTCAGACGCACTCACGGCCTGCGGCGCAAGTAGGGTGGGCTCATCATCAAGATTGGCCATAATGCGGCTGGTCAAATCGGATTCGTTCCAATAATCTTCTCGCATCACATCCCGAATCACATGATATTCGCGCCAAGCCTGTGCTACTTCACCGGTAGATTTTGCTGCCAGAAAAATATGTTCACAGCGTTCAACGTCGACTTCACCGTCGACTAATGCAGATAATTGCTGCTTCATAATAACCCCAAATCAATCAATGTTTTTATGTTAGCATTTAACAGAAAATTTGTCATAACACCTATATACTCGTGTATGTTTTTGTAGCGAATGCGCCCGTTACCAACGCTTGTGTTGAGGCGTATCCAACAAAGGCCTCAATTTTGCAGCGATGGTTTCACGTGCGCGGAAAATACGTGACCGAACGGTGCCAATCGGACACTGCATCACATTTGCAATATCCTCGTAACTTAGCCCTTCCAGCTCACGCAAGGTAATCGCTGTCCGAAGTTCGTCAGGCAACGCTGCAATGGCATCATTGACTGTTTGCGCGATTTCTTTGGTCATCAACGACGTTTCAGGCGTCTCCATGGTGCGCATATCATTGGCTTCGTCGAAGTTTTCAACGTCTTCGAGTTCCACATCTTGCATCACTTGTGGCTTACGGCCGAGTGATACCAAATAGTTTTTGGCCGTATTGATACCAATGCGATACAGCCAAGTATAAAAAGCACTGTCGCCTCTAAAGCTGTGCAATGCCCGATAAGCCTTGATAAAAGACTCTTGGACAACGTCCTCGACCTCTGCTTGGTCACGAATCATGCGCGACAACAAGCGACCGAGTTTACGATGATATTTCTCAACCAACAATCCAAAGGCTCGTTTGTCACCTTGCTGAGCACGTTCAACCAGCATTTGATCAAACTCTTTGTTCTCTTGCTGTTTGGCGTGCGCCGCCTGAACAGTCATATCCCGATGACTCCCTTGGGTAATTTTATGATTGGGAGTAGTATACGCTTTAGTATTATTTTCGACGAACCCGGTACGCGTTAACGCCTCTAAATTTGCTGTGTTTAACATCGCCTCATCCCTTATTTTTTTGCCTGCCACTGCAACACGCTTGACTGACTCCTGTCTGAGCTTGCATTCACCATCAAAGTTCCCTTGATCGCAAAACAAAAATGAATAAAGTGTTCGATATTCTGATTATAGGTAGTGGCTTGGCCGGTCAATCACTGGCGCTTCGTTTAGCCGATCAACACCGAGTGTGTATTCTTAGCAAACGCGAGCTTGCCATGAGTGCAAGCAACTGGGCGCAAGGCGGGATAGCCGCTGTGCTCAACAGCGAAGACTCATTAGAGGCGCATATTCAAGATACGCTGGATGCCGGCGCCGGTTTGTGTGACAGCGAAGTCACGCGCATGGTGGTCAATAATGGCCAGGCAAGTATTGAGTGGTTATTGCAACAGGGCGTGAATTTCACCCGCGAGGCCGATGACGCGCGATTGCATCTGACGCGCGAAGGCGGGCACAGCCACCGGCGCGTGGTGCACGTCGCAGACGCCACTGGTCAAGCGGTACAAACCACGCTGACTGATCGTGTGCGCGAGCATCCAAACATTACTATCCTCGAAAACCACATCGCGGTGGATCTCATCACCACACACAAACTGTTCAGACAAACAGCAAATGATGGGCCTAACCGCTGCCTCGGTGCATATGTGCTAGACAATCAAACAGGAAAAGTGATTACCCTGTCTGCGCAATACACCGTCATGGCCTCAGGTGGCGCGGGCAAAGTGTACCTTTATACCACCAACCCCGACATCAGCACTGGCGATGGCATCGCCATGGCTTGGCGCGCGGGCTGCCGTGTGGCCAATATGGAGTTCATTCAGTTTCACCCGACCTGTTTGTACCATCCGCATGCCAAATCATTTTTAATTTCTGAGGTGCTTCGCGGCGAAGGTGGCTTGCTACTGCTGCCTGACGGCACACGATTTATGCCCTGGCACGATGCACGCGCTGAACTGGCACCGCGCGACGTCGTGGCGCGTGCGATCGACTTTGAAATGAAAAAACGCGGTCTTGACTGTGTTTATTTAGATATTAGCCACAAACCGCTGGCATTCATTCAATCGCATTTTCCGAACATTTACCAACGCTGCCTAGAATTGGGCATTGATATCAGCAAGCAGCCGATCCCGGTAGTGCCTGCCGCCCACTACACTTGCGGCGGCGTCATGACTGACATGCATGGCCGAACTGACATTGATTGTCTATATGCGATTGGCGAAACTGCGTGCACTGGCTTACACGGTGCCAACCGGCTGGCCAGCAATTCTTTATTGGAGTGTTTAGCCTTTAGCCAAAGCTGCGCAACAGACATCGAGACGCTGGGCCTGCAACCGACCATCACCTTGCCGGATTGGGATGAAAGTCGGGTGACGGATGCCGATGAAGAAGTATTAATTACACATACATGGGATGAGTTACGCCGTTTCATGTGGAATTACGTGGGAATTGTGCGTACCACCAAGCGCTTAAGCCGCGCCTTGCATCGTATTCACATGCTGAGGGACGAAGTCCACGAGTTTTACAGCAATTTTAAAGTCAGTCACGATTTAATTGAATTGCGTAATCTATTGCAAGTGGCGGAGCTGATTGTGCGTTGCGCGATCGATCGCCACGAAAGTCGCGGCTTGCACTTTAGCAAAGACTATCCAGACCTCTTGCCAGAAGCGGTCCCCAGTGTATTGGCGCCGGACAACTACACCAGCCTGTTGGATTAAAACAGATGCAAAAGATAGGCTGGCTCATAGGTGGTCTATTTGCCGCCCTATGCCTTGGGGCGCAAGCGCAAACCGTACTTGAAAAAGTCATTGATGGCGACACAGTGATTATTCGAGAACAGGCGATCACCTATCACCTGCGTTTATTGGATATCGACGCACCTGAGCGTCAACAAGCATTTGGTCAACAATCCAAACGCAGCCTAAGCAAATTGTGTGATCAAGCAACCATCACCGTGATCACGCAAGGACAAGATATGTACGGAAGAACGCTCGGGCATTTATATTGCAACGAGGTAGATGCCAGCGAGTCACAAGTGTCCTTAGGCATGGCCTGGTTTAATGCGCGATACTCTCAGCGCGCCGCATTGTCGGTGTTGCAACAGCAGGCACAGCAGCAGGGCTTAGGCTTGTGGCATGATGCTAACCCGGTGCCGCCTTGGCAATGGCGTCAGCGTTATGGGCAACATTATCGTCGCCAAGAATGACACATGCCGACAATATCCTTTAGAATACTGTTTTATCAAAGAACTTTAGGACTTTAGACATGCAAGTAGCGATGAACACCGTGGTCACCATGACCTACAAACTGCAAAACAGCGAAGGCGACACCTTGGAAGAAAGCAAGGATCCGGTGGCTTATCTGCACGGCGGTTATGACAACATTTTTCCTAAAGTGGAAGAAGCCATGCACGGTAAAAACGTCGGCGATCAGGTGGAAGTCAGCTTGGATCCAGAAGATGCATTTGGGGAATATGACGACGGCCTGGTGCAAATCGAACCAGCCAGTGCTTTCCCGAGCGAAGACCTGAAAATTGGCATGCAATTTGAAGGTGAAGACGAAACCGGTGACGTGATTTTATACACGATTACCGATATTGCCGATGGCAAAGTGGTGGTGGATGGCAACCATCCATGGGCGGGCCAACGCTTACTGTTTACTGCGACCATTGCTAGCGTGCGTTCTGCCAACCAAGAAGAAATCTCGCATCAACACGTGCATGGCGCGGGTGGCCATCACCACTAATGCGCGCTTAGCGCGTTAACCGGGCTGACGCAACACTCCTTGCGTCAGCGTCAGCACTTCATCGGCCACAGCGGCCACCTCTTCACTCAAATGACTGACATAAATTGTTGGCACCTCAAAAGTGGCAATGACTTGCCGAATGTAAGGCAACAGTTGTTGTTTGAGCGTCGCATCCAAGGCACTCAATGGCTCATCCATCAGCAGCACCGCTGGCTGACGCAATAAGGCACGGCCAATAGCCACCCGTTGCTTTTCACCGCCGGATAACTGACTGGGCTTGCGTTTGAGCAATGTATGCATCCCCAGCACTTCAACCACGTCTTTGATCTGAATGCCCGTTGCGCCTGCGGGGAGCCCATAGCGCAAATTCTGTTCTACACTCAGATGTGGAAATAAGCGCCCCTCTTGAAACACCACGCCAACTGGACGTTGCCAAGGCGGCAGTTGGATGGCTTGCGTAGGATCAAACCAGCATTCACTGCCACTCATGATTCGACCAGCGCTCGGTGACACCAACCCTGCGATCGCATGCAACAAAGTCGTTTTACCCGATCCTGACGCGCCCATGATGCCCAAGCAGCGACCGGGCAGCAATTCAAAGCGAGCCTCCAGACTGAAGGGATTCGCGCCAGCATAGGGCTGCTGTATTTGAATATCTACCGAGAACGTCATTGTTGTTTTCTAAGCAGGCGTTGCTCAAGCCATTGGCTGACCAGCAAGGCGATCACCGAGACCAATATGCTTAGCACCACGAGCCGCAAAGCGGCGGCATCGCCATCAGGCGACTGCGTGAGACTATAAATAGCTAAAGGCAAAGTACGCGTCTCACCCTCGAGGTTGCCGGCAAAGGTGATGGTCGCGCCAAACTCACCCAAACTTCGGCTAAATGCCAAAATGGCGCCGGTGAGTACCCCGTGATAGGCCAGCGGCAAGCTAATAGTGAAAAAGACTTTCAGCGGTGTCGCACCCAGTGTCTGCGCTGCTTGCTCGAGTAGCGGGTTCACTTGCACCAATGCCTGACGGATCGCACGCACCATCAGCGGAAAAGCCATCACCGCAGAAGCGATGACCGCCCCCCACCAATGAAAAGTGAGTTGGAGATGAAACTGCTCATACAAGCGCGCCCCTATCCAGCCGCGTCGGCCAAGTAAAACCAATAACATATACCCCAGCACCACCGGCGGTAACACCATAGGCAAATGCACCAGCGCATCCAACAAGGCATGCCCCCAGAATCGCTTGCGCGCCAGCACCCAGGCCATGCCGATCGCAGGCAATAGCAGCACGCACACGCAACAAGCGGCAACTTTAAGCGACAGCAGCACAATGGTCAGTTCTTCAGCAGAGAGCATCGACACCCTATTCACCCAATGAATCCGCAAAAACGGGCTTAAAACCGAAGGAGATCAACCATTTTTTTGCTTCTGCTGATTGTAGATAACGGTAAAAACCGTTTGCTTGCGCCCCGGCCTGAGGCAACAGCGCCATCGGATAGACGATAGGCACATGACTGTTTTCAGGAAACTCGCCAGCCACTTTTACTTGACTGGAGGACTGCGCATCGCTCGCATAAACGATACCCACATCACACTCATCCCGCTCGACCAGACGCAAGGTCGCTCTGACATCTTGTGTACTGACCAACCTGCCTTTGAGCGTTTCCCACCAACCGAGGGCCATCAGCGACTGTTTGGCATAGATGCCCACCGGCACCGACAGCGTATCCCCAGTACACCAATACCCCGGGGCTTGCTGGCGAATATCGGTGCTCGGCTCCGCCCGGATGCTCAGCGGCTTTGCCAGCGGGGTGACCATGACCAGCCGGTTGCTCAACCAAGGTTTGATCGACGCCACTTGAACCAGTTGTTTATCTTTTAAATATTGCATCCATTTTTCATCGGCGGAAATAAACAAGTCCCCAGGCGCCCCCTGTTCAAGCTGCTTAGCCAGCGTACCGGATCCGCCATAGACCGGCACCAATGGCTCGCCGGTTTGCTTACTGTATTGCTTGATCAACACATTCATCACGTCGGTCAAGCTGGCCGCAGCAAAAATCCTGACCTTCTTTTCATCAGCCTGCGCGCAGAGGCTGATCAGGCTAAGGCCCAACCATATCCACTTTTCCATTGCGATCACTCTCTTGACCATTCGTCATAGCCACCCATTTGGCATGATGCTACCATCGTTATACCCATTCATGCATGACGATAACTACAAAAAATCAATTTCTTTTCAAATGCTGTGTGATGAGCTGTAATTCAGCAGCTGCGGCAAGCGCAGACTTTTCCAGTATCTGCTGGTAAGCCATGATCAGCGCATGGCCAAATTCGGTGACTTGCGCCCCGCCACCGTGCGACCCACCCGCAGTGCTCACCACCAAAGGCTGATCAAAACTGCGATTCATCACATCGACCAGCTCCCATGCACGCCGGTAGGACATGCGCATTTGCTTGGCCGCCGCCGAAATAGAGCCGTGCTGCGCGATATGTTGTAACAGGTCTATTTTGCCCGGACCGAGCGCAACATTCGCACCATGGCTGATTCTGATTTTAAGCACGTTGTCTGGCATGAGATTTATTCTAAGGGTATTTCGCTTTGTGCAAACGCTTCAAACGGCGGCAACTCGGCCAGCGAGCGCAAATTCAAATCATCCAAAAAATGTTTTGTGGTGGCATACAAAGCGGGTCTGCCCGGGACCTCGCGTTGGCCCACTATATCAATCCAGTCACGCTCTTGCAGTTGCCGAATGACATTCGGGTTTACCGCTACGCCGCGAATTTGCTCAATATCACCGCGGGTCACCGGCTGTCGGTATGCAATGATGGCAAGGGTTTCCATCACTGCGCGTGAATATTTGGGCTGCCGCTCTGGGTTTAAACGGGATAAATATTCACCGTACGCTTCTTTTGCCTGAAAACGGTAGCCACTCGCGACCTGCACCAGCTCCAGTGTTTTTTCCATCCAATCCGCTTTTAACTCATCGAGCAACATGCGTAAAGTTGCGCGCTCCATCCGTCCCGCAAACAGCTTGAGCAGGTCGTCCAGCGCCAAAGGTTGCGGGGACGTCAACAGCGCTGCTTCTAAAATGGCTTTCATTTGTGCAATATTGTCGGGTTCGCGCATCTGTTGTTTGCCTAGCTCGAGTGACTGGCCTGCACATAAATGGGGCCAAATGCATCTTGTTGCGTGATCCGAATCAGGCCCTCTTTGGCTAATTCCAGCATGGCCAAAAAATGCACGACCAGTGTTGGTATGCCCTCTTTCGCCACGTCAAACAGCTCATCAAAACGCAAGACGGGGGTTTTGCTTAAGCGGCGCAACAACAAACTCATGTGTTCTCGCACAGAGAGCTCAGCGCGACCAAGTTTATGGTGTTGATGCAACTTGGCGCGTTTGAGGACATTGCGCCATGCCTCGACCAAATCTTCTAAATTCACTTCTGGCGGCTTCATTTGGCTGACAGGCTGAAAGTATGCTGCGGCCACTTCAATTTCCTGCCCCACTTTGGGCATCGCATCGAGGCGCTGCGCCGCGCGTTTAATCGCTTCGTATTCCATTAATCGTCTTACCAATTCCGCTCGCGGATCGTCCTCTTCCTCCACAGCAGCGGGCTTGGGCAATAGCATGCGGGACTTGATCTCAATCAGCATGGCAGACATCAGCAGGTAGTCGGCGGCGAGTTCAAGGTTAATCGCCTTCATTTTGTCCACATACGTCATGTACTGCACGGTGAGATCCGCCATGGGAATATCAAGAATATCCAGATTATGTTTACGGATGAGATAGAGCAATAAATCCAGCGGCCCCTCAAATGCCTCCAGATAGACCTCCAATGCATCTGGGGGGATATACAAATCCTGTGGCAAAGCCGAAAGGGTCTCACCATTGATTT
This Methylophilus medardicus DNA region includes the following protein-coding sequences:
- a CDS encoding DegQ family serine endoprotease yields the protein MMRQWFFGVMLACAVTMTLPVAVVAKDLPDFTELAEKQGPAVVNISITSVVHGPGSIGFPGMPNDENLQEFLRRFGIPGMPGAPGQEGGQDYKTQSLGSGFIISADGYILTNAHVVSEADEVLVKLYDKREFKAKIIGADKRTDVALIKIEATGLPKVTVGDPNLLKVGEWVAAIGSPFGLENTMTAGIVSAKGRALPQENYVPFIQTDVAINPGNSGGPLFNLRGEVVGVNSQIYSKNGGSMGLSFSIPIDVAIDISNQLKSNGRIARGWLGIGIQEVTKDLAESFGLKQTSGALIAGIEKNSPADKGGLEAGDIILKFDGKPIATSSDLPRVVAATKPGKVVPVEIVRKGSNKTLQLGVGEMPSEQTDAPAINKEPGKPEANKIGLTLRELTAIQKKKLNGKNGLLVIDSAGAAAQAGIRRGDVILGLNNNETQSVDLFNKQINAVPSGKTVAVLVLRGDSTLYVPIKMK
- a CDS encoding MucB/RseB C-terminal domain-containing protein; its protein translation is MSLKLVFRAFFLPALLLAVFNQSVYAEEDLWVTMQKTASAARELNYQGLFVYHNGATIRSVQITHMYEGGREFSRNVVLDGRPREVFSEGDDIVIFNAKNDKIVIEKRRGQNLFPAMLPTQLYPLKQNYKLKYVGQERIAGRLAQVIDMVPNDNLRYQYRVWSDAEYGLLLKMSMVDAQGHTLEQIGFNQVSMLQTKDLDWFQPKIDATKPYVMDDSTDLTHIEDNLVIANLPTGYKKVDQIQLKVQGKNTTVQQLIFSDGLASVSLFVEPIVKGMQARVGKKNMGSTNVYAHVLNGYQLVVVGEVPAQTVEQIAQQVTFKK
- a CDS encoding ATP-binding cassette domain-containing protein, whose protein sequence is MTFSVDIQIQQPYAGANPFSLEARFELLPGRCLGIMGASGSGKTTLLHAIAGLVSPSAGRIMSGSECWFDPTQAIQLPPWQRPVGVVFQEGRLFPHLSVEQNLRYGLPAGATGIQIKDVVEVLGMHTLLKRKPSQLSGGEKQRVAIGRALLRQPAVLLMDEPLSALDATLKQQLLPYIRQVIATFEVPTIYVSHLSEEVAAVADEVLTLTQGVLRQPG
- the rpoE gene encoding RNA polymerase sigma factor RpoE, whose product is MTVQAAHAKQQENKEFDQMLVERAQQGDKRAFGLLVEKYHRKLGRLLSRMIRDQAEVEDVVQESFIKAYRALHSFRGDSAFYTWLYRIGINTAKNYLVSLGRKPQVMQDVELEDVENFDEANDMRTMETPETSLMTKEIAQTVNDAIAALPDELRTAITLRELEGLSYEDIANVMQCPIGTVRSRIFRARETIAAKLRPLLDTPQHKRW
- a CDS encoding winged helix-turn-helix domain-containing protein, with the translated sequence MPDNVLKIRISHGANVALGPGKIDLLQHIAQHGSISAAAKQMRMSYRRAWELVDVMNRSFDQPLVVSTAGGSHGGGAQVTEFGHALIMAYQQILEKSALAAAAELQLITQHLKRN
- the modB gene encoding molybdate ABC transporter permease subunit, with product MLSAEELTIVLLSLKVAACCVCVLLLPAIGMAWVLARKRFWGHALLDALVHLPMVLPPVVLGYMLLVLLGRRGWIGARLYEQFHLQLTFHWWGAVIASAVMAFPLMVRAIRQALVQVNPLLEQAAQTLGATPLKVFFTISLPLAYHGVLTGAILAFSRSLGEFGATITFAGNLEGETRTLPLAIYSLTQSPDGDAAALRLVVLSILVSVIALLVSQWLEQRLLRKQQ
- the scpB gene encoding SMC-Scp complex subunit ScpB, which translates into the protein MREPDNIAQMKAILEAALLTSPQPLALDDLLKLFAGRMERATLRMLLDELKADWMEKTLELVQVASGYRFQAKEAYGEYLSRLNPERQPKYSRAVMETLAIIAYRQPVTRGDIEQIRGVAVNPNVIRQLQERDWIDIVGQREVPGRPALYATTKHFLDDLNLRSLAELPPFEAFAQSEIPLE
- a CDS encoding segregation and condensation protein A, whose protein sequence is MVHAINSLIKINGETLSALPQDLYIPPDALEVYLEAFEGPLDLLLYLIRKHNLDILDIPMADLTVQYMTYVDKMKAINLELAADYLLMSAMLIEIKSRMLLPKPAAVEEEDDPRAELVRRLMEYEAIKRAAQRLDAMPKVGQEIEVAAAYFQPVSQMKPPEVNLEDLVEAWRNVLKRAKLHQHHKLGRAELSVREHMSLLLRRLSKTPVLRFDELFDVAKEGIPTLVVHFLAMLELAKEGLIRITQQDAFGPIYVQASHSS
- the nadB gene encoding L-aspartate oxidase translates to MNKVFDILIIGSGLAGQSLALRLADQHRVCILSKRELAMSASNWAQGGIAAVLNSEDSLEAHIQDTLDAGAGLCDSEVTRMVVNNGQASIEWLLQQGVNFTREADDARLHLTREGGHSHRRVVHVADATGQAVQTTLTDRVREHPNITILENHIAVDLITTHKLFRQTANDGPNRCLGAYVLDNQTGKVITLSAQYTVMASGGAGKVYLYTTNPDISTGDGIAMAWRAGCRVANMEFIQFHPTCLYHPHAKSFLISEVLRGEGGLLLLPDGTRFMPWHDARAELAPRDVVARAIDFEMKKRGLDCVYLDISHKPLAFIQSHFPNIYQRCLELGIDISKQPIPVVPAAHYTCGGVMTDMHGRTDIDCLYAIGETACTGLHGANRLASNSLLECLAFSQSCATDIETLGLQPTITLPDWDESRVTDADEEVLITHTWDELRRFMWNYVGIVRTTKRLSRALHRIHMLRDEVHEFYSNFKVSHDLIELRNLLQVAELIVRCAIDRHESRGLHFSKDYPDLLPEAVPSVLAPDNYTSLLD
- a CDS encoding sigma-E factor negative regulatory protein, whose translation is MKQQLSALVDGEVDVERCEHIFLAAKSTGEVAQAWREYHVIRDVMREDYWNESDLTSRIMANLDDEPTLLAPQAVSASEKVTHIRPRFSTYSWSIAASVAAAFFVGLFVFNQPAPNTAMQIADKDTDQYVVAHHNFAPSSATYYMQNVAFSAGE
- a CDS encoding thermonuclease family protein; the encoded protein is MQKIGWLIGGLFAALCLGAQAQTVLEKVIDGDTVIIREQAITYHLRLLDIDAPERQQAFGQQSKRSLSKLCDQATITVITQGQDMYGRTLGHLYCNEVDASESQVSLGMAWFNARYSQRAALSVLQQQAQQQGLGLWHDANPVPPWQWRQRYGQHYRRQE
- the modA gene encoding molybdate ABC transporter substrate-binding protein; the encoded protein is MEKWIWLGLSLISLCAQADEKKVRIFAAASLTDVMNVLIKQYSKQTGEPLVPVYGGSGTLAKQLEQGAPGDLFISADEKWMQYLKDKQLVQVASIKPWLSNRLVMVTPLAKPLSIRAEPSTDIRQQAPGYWCTGDTLSVPVGIYAKQSLMALGWWETLKGRLVSTQDVRATLRLVERDECDVGIVYASDAQSSSQVKVAGEFPENSHVPIVYPMALLPQAGAQANGFYRYLQSAEAKKWLISFGFKPVFADSLGE
- a CDS encoding FKBP-type peptidyl-prolyl cis-trans isomerase encodes the protein MQVAMNTVVTMTYKLQNSEGDTLEESKDPVAYLHGGYDNIFPKVEEAMHGKNVGDQVEVSLDPEDAFGEYDDGLVQIEPASAFPSEDLKIGMQFEGEDETGDVILYTITDIADGKVVVDGNHPWAGQRLLFTATIASVRSANQEEISHQHVHGAGGHHH